One Pseudorasbora parva isolate DD20220531a chromosome 4, ASM2467924v1, whole genome shotgun sequence genomic region harbors:
- the ecpas gene encoding proteasome adapter and scaffold protein ECM29, with amino-acid sequence MAAQDELNQLERVFMRLGHAETDEQLQDIISKFLPPVLLKLSSVQEGVRKKVMELLVHLNKRIKSRPKIQLPVETLLVQYQDPAAASFVTNFTIIYIKMGYPRLEVSKQCELAPTLLTAMEGKPQPQQDSLMHLLIPTLYHMKYPSEPSKASPFVLAERPKTVQLLLEFMLDVLLMPYGFVLNEPPIRPAPSSPQGGAGAGAAAAGLPQPPPGMSVYAVKRVIGEAQWSPEQLEQCKLGIVKFIEAEQVPEVETVIHLVVASSDTRHSVATAADLELKSKQSIIDWNNPLIINKMYKVYLGDIPLKTKGATVKQELKHEPVSTRVKMKILPHLLRSRLAAECFPANIQVVYDGLFGANTNNKLLSLTLQFVHHICMVCPDTNKPLGLMLLNGLTKLINEYKEDPKLLCVAYSAVGKLSSRMPQLFTKDIALVQQFFESMCKEEADVRLAIQEALSMMVGAYANLQGALLNLMEALVAAYITKPEVQVRQVAMKFASTVFAPDHVASRYLLLLAAGDPREEVSGEAQRALRSLPSTKTEKEGSRPMPSFPEMVSYIHEKAAQRLKTPAKYIIGTSTLPFNPGTFGEIVLYLRMCLSSSAGATPTTQSLMDMQDDAPIIGRYVQSLLSNEASSSAKGGEANPVQVYIELLQQLLSAVGGIPVMYCLLEVVSVCPEKLTPKFVDKIDWIKGLMNTNKEDMRELAAQLYAMVVSTMSGNELRTAVQNLIKTTKDTHSPETQHGAILALGYMVGRYMSKRRSLMPTEATPKENEELIAMATKIIGSFLDSESPLLTVAAVTALGEIGRNSVLLIPADGNGFTKLSLVDNLLARIPSGKETGKMKERAIQTLGFLPVGDGEFPHQKKILQGLMDSVEAKQVELQFTVGEALTNAAVGSCSGAARDVWTCTEDQYCPPDNMTNNDIVPWVLNSVLSKYIPSPNPHVRQAACIWLLSLVKKLSHHKEIQSHLKEIQTAFISILSDPDELSQDVASKGLGLVYELGGEQDQQELVSTLVETLMTGKRVKHAVSEDTEVFQGEALGKAPDGQGLSTYKELCSLASDLNQPDLVYKFMNLANHHAMWNSRKGAAFGFNIIAAKAGEQMAPFLPQLVPRLYRYQFDPNLAIRQAMTSIWDALVTDKSIVEKYFKEILQDVISNLTSNMWRVRESSCLALNDLVRGRQASDIIDRLSEIWETLFRVLDDIKESVRKAADLTLKTLSKVCVRMCESTGTNAQRTVAVLLPTLLDKGIVSNVSEVRTLSIQTLVKISKTAGSRLKPHAPRLIPALLEALSVLEPQVLNYLSLRATEQEKSAMDAARLSAAKSSPMMETINMCLQHLDVSVLGELVPKLCDLLKSGIGLGTKGGCASVIVSLTVQCPQDLTPYSGKLMSALINGINDRSSVIQKSFAFAIGHLVRTAKDGSVEKLLQKLNTWYLEKEEVLYKSSCCLVVHAISHYSPDVLKAHAGVALPLAFLGMHQEPEEEKGESAEANLWAEVWQDHVPGSFGGIRLYMTELIAITQRALQSQSWKMKAQGAAAMATIAKQQTGSLVAPHLGMVLSALLQGLSGRTWAGKEELLKAVGSVVSKCSVELQKPAAGQPTVSEVLDLVLKECKKENLVYKMAALRSAADILESTQVDRFQEITDIVLPLIKKNQPASAGSPRHENDDDDEDDVKTRELQTEALLCAFETLGKAWPKTIQTQNQFQNEVCRIMCDRLKLSTWRVQLGVLRAMKAFYQGLLLLDKEHQNAAVLTELLSETCTALASPLENKSYSSVRTDALVVVELLLKRLEESDQWECLSERSRQQLQRSLATMETDSRPDLKDKAQTMRRKIQALP; translated from the exons ATGGCTGCACAGGACGAGCTCA ACCAGTTGGAGCGTGTGTTTATGCGCTTGGGTCATGCAGAGACAGATGAGCAGTTACAGGATATTATATCCAAATTCCTTCCCCCTGTCCTCCTCAAACTTTCCAGTGTGCAAGAGGGGGTTCGCAAGAAA GTTATGGAATTGCTGGTTCACCTGAACAAAAGGATAAAGAGTCGACCCAAGATTCAGCTGCCTGTAGAGACACTGTTGGTTCAGTATCAGGATCCTGCTGCTGCATCTTTTGTCACG AACTTCACTATCATCTACATAAAGATGGGCTATCCCAGGCTTGAGGTGTCCAAACAGTGTGAGCTTGCACCTACTCTACTCACAGCAATGGAGGGCAAACCTCAGCCCCAGCAGGACAG TCTGATGCACCTGCTTATCCCTACACTGTATCATATGAAATATCCATCTGAGCCATCTAAAGCTTCCCCATTTGTCCTGGCGGAGAGACCCAAAACTGTACAACTGCTCTTAGAGTTCATGCTGGATGTTCTTCTGATGCCTTATGG GTTTGTATTAAATGAGCCTCCAATTCGTCCGGCCCCGTCATCCCCACAAGGGGGAGCTGGAGCAGGAGCCGCAGCAGCGGGCCTCCCTCAGCCTCCTCCAGGAATGAGCGTTTATGCAGTTAAAAGAGTCATTGGAGAAGCTCAATGGAGCCCAGAGCAACTGGAGCAG TGTAAGCTGGGGATTGTGAAGTTCATAGAGGCAGAGCAGGTACCTGAGGTTGAAACAGTCATACACTTAGTTGTAGCCTCAAGTGACACCAGACACAGTGTTGCCACAGCAGCTGATTTGGAACTGAAAAGCAAGCAGAG CATTATTGACTGGAACAATCCACTCATTATcaacaaaatgtataaagtTTACCTGGGTGATATTCCACTCAAAACTAAA GGTGCCACAGTGAAGCAGGAGCTGAAGCATGAGCCAGTCAGCACCAGAGTCAAGATGAAGATTCTTCCTCATCTTCTTCGCTCCAGACTCGCTGCTGAATGCTTTCCTGCTAATATACAG GTTGTCTATGATGGACTTTTCGGAGCAAACACCAACAACAAACTCTTGTCCCTCACTCTGCAGTTTGTACATCACATCTGTATGGT GTGCCCTGATACTAACAAACCTTTGGGTTTGATGCTACTGAATGGACTTACTAAGCTTATTAATGAATATAAAGAG gACCCGAAGCTACTATGTGTGGCTTACTCAGCTGTTGGAAAACTTTCAAG TCGAATGCCTCAGCTTTTCACGAAAGACATTGCATTGGTACAGCAGTTTTTTGAGTCCATGTGCAAG GAGGAGGCTGATGTGCGATTGGCTATACAGGAGGCCTTGTCAATGATGGTGGGAGCATATGCTAATCTTCAGGGGGCACTTCTGAACCTAATGGAAGCGCTTGTGGCTGCATATATCACAAAG CCGGAGGTACAGGTGCGTCAGGTAGCGATGAAGTTTGCCAGCACAGTGTTTGCCCCTGATCACGTAGCCTCTAGATATCTCTTACTGCTGGCTGCAGGAGACCC TCGTGAAGAGGTGTCTGGGGAGGCTCAGCGAGCTCTAAGGTCTCTCCCCTCTACGAAGACCGAGAAAGAGGGATCAAGGCCCATGCCGTCATTCCCTGAGATGGTCAGCTACATCCACGAAAAG GCTGCACAGAGATTGAAGACTCCTGCGAAATACATTATTGGGACTTCGACGCTGCCTTTTAATCCTGGCACATTTGGAGAG ATCGTTCTTTATCTTAGGATGTGTCTATCTTCTAGTGCTGGAGCCACACCCACAACTCAGAGCCTGATGGACATGCAGGATGATGCTCCTATTATTGGACGCTATGTTCAGTCATTACTGTCCAATGAAGCTTCTTCCTCTGCTAAAGGAGGAGAGGCCAATCCAGTTCAAGTATACATTGAATTACTGCAGCAGCTGCTGTCAGCTGTAGGAG GTATTCcagtaatgtactgtcttttgGAAGTAGTCTCCGTGTGCCCAGAGAAACTTACTCCCAAGTTTGTAGACAAAATCGACTGGATTaaa GGTCTCATGAACACTAATAAAGAAGACATGCGTGAGTTGGCAGCACAACTGTATGCCATGGTTGTCTCTACTATGTCTGGAAATGAACTTAGAACTGCTGTACAAAACCTGATCAAGACAACTAAAGACACACat agtccTGAGACTCAGCATGGTGCCATCTTGGCTCTGGGCTACATGGTTGGAAGATACATGAGTAAGAGGCGGAGCTTAATGCCTACTGAAGCCACTCCCAAAGAAAATGAGGAACTAATTGCCATGGCCACAAAAATTATCG GTTCATTTTTGGATAGCGAGTCTCCTCTGTTGACTGTTGCTGCTGTGACCGCATTGGGTGAGATTGGCCGTAACAGTGTGTTGCTTATACCAGCGGATGGAAATGGCTTCACTAAACTCAGTCTAGTGGATAATCTGCTCGCCAGGATTCCATCTGGCAAAGAGACTGGCAAG ATGAAAGAACGTGCCATCCAAACTCTTGGGTTTCTGCCAGTGGGAGATGGAGAATTCCCACACCAGAAGAAAATCTTGCAGGGTCTCATGGATTCAGTAGAG GCCAAGCAGGTGGAGCTACAGTTTACAGTGGGAGAGGCTTTAACTAATGCTGCTGTAGGAAGCTGCTCTGGAGCTGCCCGAGATGTGTGGACATGCACTGAAGACCAGTACTGCCCTCCTGACA ATATGACGAATAATGATATAGTGCCCTGGGTTTTAAACTCTGTCTTGTCTAAATACATACCAAGTCCAAACCCTCATGTTCGGCAGGCTGCATGTATATGGCTCTTGTCTCTAGTCAAGAAACTCAGCCATCACAAAGAAATACAG TCTCATCTGAAGGAAATACAGACAGCCTTTATCTCTATCTTGTCTGATCCAGATG AACTCAGTCAAGATGTGGCATCTAAAGGACTTGGGTTGGTTTATGAGCTCGGAGGTGAACAGGATCAACAGGAACTGGTATCAACACTTGTGGAAACTCTCATGACTGGTAAAAG AGTCAAACATGCAGTCTCAGAGGACACTGAAGTCTTCCAGGGAGAGGCTCTTGGTAAAGCACCTGATGG ACAAGGACTCTCCACCTACAAAGAGCTCTGTTCATTGGCTAGTGATCTAAACCAACCAGATCTTGTTTACAAGTTCATGAATCTTGCCAATCATCATGCCATGTGGAACTCCAGGAAG GGGGCAGCATTTGGATTTAACATCATTGCAGCCAAGGCTGGTGAGCAGATGGCTCCTTTCCTGCCTCAGTTGGTTCCGCGTCTCTATAGATACCAGTTTGACCCCAACCTGGCTATCAGGCAGGCCATGACTAGCATCTGGGACGCTCTTGTCACAGATAAATCCATT GTGGAGAAATATTTTAAGGAAATTCTTCAAGATGTCATATCCAACCTCACTAGTAACATGTGGAGGGTGCGGGAGTCAAG TTGCTTGGCTTTGAACGATCTTGTGCGTGGAAGGCAGGCAAGTGATATCATCGACCGCCTGTCAGAAATCTGGGAGACTTTGTTTCGGGTCCTGGATGATATCAAG GAGTCTGTTCGTAAAGCAGCAGATCTGACTCTAAAGACTCTCAGTAAA gtgtgtgtgcgcatgtgcgAATCGACAGGTACTAATGCACAAAGGACAGTGGCTGTGTTATTGCCAACTTTACTGGACAAAGGCATCGTCAGCAACGTATCTGAAGTGCGGACTCTCAG TATCCAAACTCTAGTGAAGATCAGTAAGACAGCGGGCAGCCGTCTGAAGCCACATGCTCCTCGACTCATCCCGGCTCTGTTGGAGGCCCTGAGTGTGCTGGAGCCACAGGTGCTCAACTACCTCAGTCTGAGAGCCACAGAGCAGGAGAAG AGTGCCATGGACGCTGCTAGGTTAAGTGCAGCCAAGTCCTCTCCTATGATGGAAACCATTAATATG tgtctgCAGCACTTGGACGTGTCTGTGTTAGGAGAGCTTGTTCCCAAACTTTGTGATCTGCTAAAAAGTGGAATTGGACTCGGTACAAAG GGAGGATGTGCCAGTGTGATTGTGTCATTAACAGTGCAGTGCCCTCAAGATCTCACACCATATTCAG GTAAACTCATGAGTGCACTCATAAATGGGATCAATGACCGTAGTAGTGTCATTCAGAAGTCGTTTGCCTTTGCCATTGGACATCTGGTCAGG ACAGCCAAAGATGGCAGTGTTGAGAAGCTTCTGCAGAAACTGAACACCTGGTACCTAGAAAAAGAGG AGGTGCTGTACAAGTCCTCGTGTTGTCTGGTGGTGCATGCCATCAGTCACTACAGTCCTGATGTGTTGAAGGCTCATGCTGGAGTGGCTTTGCCGCTGGCGTTTCTGGGCATGCACCAGGAGCCTGAGGAAGAGAAAGGAGAGAGCGCTGAGGCCAACCTGTGGGCTGAGGTCTGGCAGGATCACGTGCCTG GTAGCTTTGGTGGAATCAGGTTGTACATGACTGAGCTCATAGCCATTACTCAGAGGGCTCTGCAGTCTCAGTCCTGGAAGATGAAGGCTCAGGGTGCCGCTGCCATGGCAACTATCGCTAAGCAACAAACGGGCTCACTGGTGGCGCCTCACCTGGGCATGGTGCTGAGTGCACTACTACAGGGGCTCTCAGGACGCACCTGGGCAGGGAAG GAAGAGCTGTTGAAAGCTGTTGGATCTGTTGTGTCTAAATGCAG TGTGGAGCTACAGAAGCCTGCTGCAGGTCAGCCAACAGTGAGCGAGGTGCTGGATCTAGTGCTGAAGGAATGCAAAAAGGAGAATCTGGTTTATAAAATGGCGGCTTTACGCAGTGCAGCGGACATCTTGGAGTCGACGCAGGTGGATCGTTTTCAGGAAATCACTGACATTGTTCTTCCCCTCATTAAAAAG AATCAGCCAGCAAGCGCTGGATCCCCGAGACATGAaaacgatgatgatgatgaggacgATGTTAAAACTCGTGAATTACAGACAGAAGCTCTACTGTGTGCATTTGAGACGCTTGGAAAGGCCTGGCCTAAAACCATTCAGACACAGA aTCAGTTCCAGAATGAGGTGTGTAGAATAATGTGTGATAGGCTGAAACTGAGCACATGGAGGGTTCAACTAGGAGTCCTACGAGCCATGAAGGCCTTCTATCAGGG gTTGTTGCTGTTGGATAAGGAACACCAGAATGCTGCTGTTCTGACGGAGTTGTTGTCAGAAACCTGCACTGCCCTGGCATCACCACTAG AAAACAAAAGCTATTCATCAGTAAGAACAGACGCCTTGGTGGTAGTTGAACTTCTTTTGAAGAGGCTTGAAG AAAGTGATCAGTGGGAGTGTCTGTCTGAGAGGAGCCGGCAACAGCTTCAGCGTTCTTTAGCCACTATGGAAACAGACAGCCGTCCAGACCTGAAGGACAAAGCCCAGACAATGAGAAGAAAAATACAAGCCCTGCCATGA